The nucleotide window AGTGTCTGAAAGCAATAACTAAACTAAATTATAGGTCCTCACCATGACACCCGTTCCCTGTTTTGCTCATCCTCTTCCTGAGTGGCTGACCCTTTAGGTTTGCTGTCCTCCTCTATGTAAACGAACGCATACGTACATGGAATTGAGCAATGCATAAATCATTACAAAGTCTGAAACTAAAGTGCTAAACAGTCACAAGATTGTGTGAGACTGGGTTACTGTTCAAGGGAATCCATGCAAAGTACTTCGACTTATCTTATTTTGCTATCAGACAAAATCCTAAGTGGGAAGATAAAAAATGTCCTAACAAATGTACACTTCAAGCCCTTTTTAAATCAATGTTTAATGTTCCTTTACCACATGGGTTTCCCTCCACATCATCCAGGAGGTTGGCTGTAGAGTTGGCCGTTCCAAGTCTTGAGAAAAGCAGGGTTAAGGGCAACATTTAGTTAGTAAACATTGCTGATCCGTAGCTACTGACCAACCCTGAGGAACAACGCAACACCAGGCAAAGGATACAACTGGTGTTTCAAGAGCATTCTCCTTTTTGACTTTCTCCTCTTGGTCTTCTCAGAGAATGTTCTGGCGATTTCAAACAGCTTCTTTCTCGTTGCTGGGTGACAAAGACACAAAGCAAGAGAGGTCATTTCATCATCTTCAAAAGTCTTTGCATATCAATGAGAACTGACTGCTTGCTGTGTCATTCAAACGTCCAGACATGCACCCAGACAGGTGGGTGATACTTAAGTTGTGACCCCCTGAGAAAAAGGTCTTACATTTGCCCATGTGTTTGAGTTTGTCTCTGAACATGGCGTCGTCCGAGACAGCAGTACACGCTTCCATCGAACCTGAGGCACAGTGTTCTCCTGGAGGACAACACCATTAAGAGGATACATCAAAGAAGACGCATTCACTTGCAAAATGTAATGAACCAAAACACATGCATTATGGGCTAGTCGTCTGAGGCATTAAGTGTGTGATCAACAGTggtcaaagaaacacacacacacgtttgagcATGTGCAGTATAAGCAAACATCAATGTGAATGTATATATCTACAGTACTTGAAATCCTTTGAGTTTGAGCACTCCTGGCAGTTTCAAGCAAAGGTTTGAGTGAATGAAAGGATTTCCAGACACTATTTGACCCACGTTGGACACCCAAGAGACCATGACAGTTAGACACACCCACTAGTCAAAAGAACTTGGCAGAGGAAGCATATGAATGACATCTACCTGTGGAATTCTCCATGCTAGATGAGTGATTGGACTTGGATTTCTTTGATTCATACTTCAAGCGATCTAAAAACAAAGGGTGTGAATGTTTAGCGTCAATGTGGCACACATGGAAGGGAGCAGCTCAAAGAGAGAACATTTTCAACATTAAAACTATTCCACTTGTGGAGCATCATATAGATCCAGTCAGAAACCAGTTCTTATTGATCCATTGACTGTATGTGAGAATCCAGTTTACATCATTTGAGGTTTTTTCGTTCAGTTGTATAAATGGATCAAAGGTATCTGGCTAGATTTTAAATGACCCAGCGTAAGTGGTAAAATCAGCACAATCTTGAAAACGTTTAACAATCCCTTTTGGGTGGGATTACCTCAGCCAATCCCAGGGTTCAGTCTGAAGGGATTGTTGCTTCCTCTAAATCAGAGAAATCACTAATCTGACTTTATGGGTAACTGCTGTAGGAAGGAACACACATTTAACCTATAAAATCGAGACTGGTGGTAGATCAGAGATTTCCATGTAGAAGGAAGGGTGGGTTCTGCTTTATGCAAATTTAGTACTGGTTTTGATGGACCATTGGGGTTCGTGAAGTCAGTTTCCCATTCGATCAAAAAGCGTGCAAAGATCACTCTGTGGTCTGGGATGGAGAACCAAACCTGACTAACCCTCCAACGGTTTCCGTACTAAGGTACCGCAGAAACTATCTCCAACGTGATAACGGGACCTTAGTAAACAAAGTTGGAGCTGAAGAGTCATGAAGGACAGCAGGACACAGAGATACAGAGTTGAACTAATATAGCATTGACATGATAGTGGTCTGCAAAGCAGCTtcatgagacagggagagatattTCCTGCCAGTGCCGTTTCTCTGTCCGTGGAGAGAATGGGTTTCGGAGCATCTAACAGTGCACATACCTCGCTCTAAGGCAACGAGGAACTCTCGGTTGCGCTGCAGTTCTCTCATGAACTCCTCGTTCTGAAGGAACAACGCAATACGCTCGTCTTCCAGATACTGCTTGAGCTTCCGCTCTTGTTCTGAGGCCCCCgatgccccacctgcccccccagGGGTCCCATCAGCCCCCTGAGACTCCCTCTGGctcatggaggagagggaggaagaggaagatggctGGGACTGTTGACTCTGAGAACCCTTGATGTTGAAGGAAAGAGAGTGAAATTAGACCCATGCACACTGTACACCCAGCATTGCTAATCAACTTCCAGTTGTACTAATCCCAACACCAAGGTAACTTGGTAACTTCAAATAATAACCTTGCTCACCGTTATATTGTCCTTCTGCTGAGGCAAGATTCTCAAAAAGTCATCAGGCAGGTTCCCAAGCATGGGCGGGTTCCAGTTCCTGTAGCTTTGGACTTGTCGGTGGCCTGGGGGTGGCTGGGCCTCAAACCtaggggggtgggaggacgGTGACAATCGAATTAGAAACTACATTGATAATTAACTAtcattttaaaaaaactataaagaAGTGCTACAGAGCTACTGTTACTATGGAAGCATGATTACTTGATTTGTTATGTTCTGGTTCAGTCATATATTCATTAATAATTAGATTGATCAATAATAAGAACACTCAGTACGTTtccatgatggtatcaattcgaatctagctttattcaGCTAATGCTAATTTCTGGGGCAACTGCTCCTAATATATATGGCAGTAAATAAACCGAAtcattggccgaaagcatgtcacatcccagtacgatacgtggcgctgtcttcattacaactagtggtgatacagccctttccgcttgacctcttcaccactaccaacaacaacaacaacatctacatttcgagaaagacggcgaacggagagcaaggtgaagctacgtccctctacatttcgAGCATGATGACAATAGTACTGCGAATGCAAACGGCGCTATTGGCtcgcgttgtttgtttgtttctgccgggccGGCTCCCGACACCGACAACTTATCGTCTTTTTCGACTTCCAGGTcacgacctgggagggagggcggcgggatctcaagcatgcgcaaagacgcagagtccagttcatagtccaattaatcgtttacaagcatgcgatgtccgaattatcaaccgactcggatcgaattatctcggggtgtcgatcggatcgtagtcggaccgcaattattcgaacaaaggtgtttacaagaaacggatattctatttcagtccaaataagccagtaattcgaGTCCATGTAACCACGGTGACTGAGGTTCATCTTAAAACGGAGACGGTGCAGCTATTCTTAAAATGGCCAGCAGGTGGAGCTTTCACAAAGCAAAACAGCATGGGGCAGATCTGCCTGACTCCCTATCCTCATCCTTATTCAGAGCATGTCAACGTGCAAGGCACACAAGGAACATTCACTTTGTAGTTCAGTCCCATTTTGTGTTTGAGTGGATAAACAACTAAAATGTCTAGGAAACCTTAGTTAGATTAATAATCCCATTAAGAAGCAGGGGGGCATTATTTTTCTCAAGATTAAATCAAGTGAAAGCTTTTCTTAATCAAGACACTTCCTGTTCTTGTTTTAccttggtggaggggtgggtggggcctCTGGGTATTTCCGGTCATAGATGTGCATGTCGTAGGTTGGTGGGGAGTAAACAGGGGGCGGTTCCTCATCTGAACTGTCCGGTTCCAATGTCCTCTCCAAAATCTGTGTGAAAATTGTTGTTTGATTTGAACAAACTATTCTTACACACCAGCACACTCAAAGGTTCCTCTGAAAATAGTAATGGAGGCTACACATCAGAATAGAGCTGTTCAAATAAGATTATGAAGTTTGATTAAACTGAGAATACTACAAGTATAATACCAATGACCCATATCTGGGTTAAACTAGCGTCTCGCTAACAACTGAAGCATGGAGATAGTACTACATTTAACATGCTGCTTCTATTTCTTGTTCTAGACACTTGGGTTGCAGTTTACCCTAACATGACTTTGCTTGAAATGTAATATGCACGAGAGAAATGGGCTCTAAATGGCCTTTCTGTCATTGATGCCAATTTAAGTTGTACATATTATACACATTTTAGTTGTAGGGATTGTGACAACAGTCAACTCTGACTGAATATGACTAGAATAGAATCATATACTGTACTGAAAGGCCTAACCGAGTTGATCCGTCATGAATGCTATGTAACCACACTTGAAAGTGGGACAACTGCTCACTCCAAGATCAAGAATAGATGGAGAAGCAGGTTAatgttgtgagtgtgtatgtgcgcatgTGGGTGGAGGATGTAAGTGTACTAACAGATGCACTTTAGTTTTTCGCTTGAGTTGGGATCAAATTCAATCTCTGATCTCTCCAGGGGTTGCTCAAATCAGCAACATATCCAATGGGTCACAAAGCTAGTTGCAGGACAACATGAATTGTCTGGGATTAACAGTGCTACATATAAACAAGTCCAACCCCAACCTACACCATTTTGAAGGTAACCAGAAAGAGTTGCCAGTAACACACACCCGTAGGCCACTTAAAACTGTTCAAAGGGTCTGTTAAACTCCATATTCCTTTCTAACCTAAGAGGAAATGAATTATATTTACAACCATTGCACTAAAACAGCACCTACTGTCTTGCTCAACAGGCAGGTAAACTTCCAAGATTAAGGGACTTTAAAACCGGCTGGTGAACTATTGGGTCAAGCAGTACAAATGTTAGTTGTATAGTTCATCCCTAAGAACTAGTCTCTTTCTATAGTATCCATACCTTGATCATCAGTACTTCAGCATGAGTTGAGGAATGAGAACACTTTCACATGTAGTCTTGGGCTGGCAAGTCTCAAGGTTGTTGGTACCCATTACACTAAAAGCTGAAATCTAAAAGCTTGGGCCCCGCCGGACAAACTCGACTAAGACATAATTTAATATTTATAACATACTAATACTAGTGGCTACTAAAGCACCACACTCTtgcaaactgttttgaaaacaggTTCTCTTTACAGCTAGTCAAATGATAAACATGAAGTGATGGGAGCCCAGTGACAGGCTACAACAAAACCATGCACTCCCAGTGTTTTTGTAGGGCGGAAGTTGAGAAACACTGGGGTACTAGGCCTTGCCTCCGGACAGTAGGTGACTCAGGAGACTTCTCACTGACCTCTGGGGGGATGCTGTCATCAGAGTCGGAGCTGTCATCCGAGCCGCCTCCGTCGATGCTCATCTGAAGCAGCTGATCGATGGTGGCGTCCACTGCCCCGTTGTTCGAGCGCAGCACGCACTCTATGACCTCATAGTCCATGCTGGGGAACATGATCTTGAAGTCCTCCATGGCCTGGTTGAACTCGAGGCGCCGGACTTGCCGATTTGGCCGGCTGTTGTTGAGCTCTCCCTGGGTGGAAccgccaccacccccaccaccgccccctcctcctcctcctcctctggagcCTCCATTACTGCTGCTGCGCTTGAATAGGCTGGTCATTCTTTCGCCTGAACTGGCACTGCCAACCTAGTTAGGCTGGCACCTTGGCACTTACCTCAAACACTCTTCTGTCACTTCCTTGTTTTGATCACGCTAAATTGCCCTCAGATTTGACAAGCTTCTCCTTAAATCAGTTTCTCATCATAACACAAACATGGCAGTCCTAAGGAGGGGGAGTTTaactcttcttctttttctcttcctctgcttgTTATTCCGCAGCATCCAACACAGTGGGCTGTGGCAGCAGTGACAAGTGCCCAGCAGAGGCTTGGAGAGACTGCGTTTATATCTGTCACCAGTTTTTAGGTCTGACGGGCAATCAACTCTTACAGCTGCATCTTGGGCTCAGAACAGCACCTGAAAGAGAAATATCCAATCAGAAGATATAGACAACATCATGTTTACCACAAGTACCTGGTTTGATCATTTATTTGAAATAATAAGCATGTCAGACCCCAAATCTGAGAGCAAAAATCTATCGTTTTAATTGTCTTTATACTTTTCAGAACATTTAGAAAGTATGCGATATTTAGGCTCAATATTTTAACAGCCTTAAAAGAGCATTCTCCTTCCTGCCTTTGTTATTTTGGTTAGATTGAGCTAAATAGAAGTCTAACAGAGGATAACAGCAGTTGAAAAAGTCCTTTTGGATCATGTCTGGCCTACGCAAACTCCGCTTCATGATTCACTCAGGGGTGTCTGTGGGCGCAAGGGGGATGGTGTCTGATTTGATCACATTAATGCAAgttcttctgtcctctctctcgttGTACTAAACCGTGCCAGTGTCCAGCATTGCCATGGCAACTGTGGCATAAACAAAAAAGCAGACACCAACTGAAGCTAAGGAAGACCTGGAGAGGGATCCCCAAAATGGAGACGTCCACGATGGTTAAATCTAGTCACGGCAAAAAAACCTCAATCATAACAGTCAGTGGATTATGGGATAGAGGTCATACTTTCACAATCAATTAGCAACAATAAGCAGACAAATATCAGTAGAATGACCACATGAAATACGCACATTTTTGTTGATTAGCCAAGACATGTCTGAGCGCCATGGTAAGTGTGTGCTAATGGTGGACACGCACAATAAGCTATGAGTGCATAGCGTCTACAGATTAAGCCCAGCTTACCGACACCGATATCAGGCCGATGTAGATAGTACTAATGGCCATCCATAGAGACCTCTGCTTTTGACCAGGTTGCAACCACTCAGGTCAGTTGGTAACAGCTGTGATAGGAAGTGAACAAATATGTCCCCACAAATAAACCAGGGCAACAGGGTAGCAAGCACGATACTTTCGTCAATATAAATAGTTCTCTCTGATACGTAGATAGACACTGACATAACTGACAGGGCAGGAAAGATTGGAGAGATTGATTGGAGTCTTTAGAGGTGGATCTAAATGGGTCAAGGGTTGGTCAATGGGTCCCTACATTCTGGCTCACAATTTTTCCCAAAACAATATCTCATAGCATGTATACTTGTTTCCTCTACAGGAAATGtaacttctctcttttttcaacTTGAGGGCATTTGATCAAGAAAAAGTCCAGATACTGAAAATACTGAACAATTTCAATGTTTTTGTAGGCTAAGTGTGACCAGTTATAAATCAATGATCCCAACATGGGAGATATTATGTAATGCCTTGTGTGGCCTACAGTCCCTTGACATGGCTATCAGGATACAGCCACTGGATAAATACACATTAATGTTCCCATTACCAGAACAACGTACTGCTATTTGGCTGGTGGTCTTGTATAAATACGGTTTCTTATAAGGTTATAACTTATCCTGACCTGAAGGGTGTCTGCTTGTTTAGACTTGGACACTTGGCTGGTTTGAGGTACACTTTGAAATGGAAGGAGAGATTCTACATGTATGCTGACTCATACAACACCCTAACAAACAAAGTGGTCTGCTGACCCAAAACAGGAACATGCACAAAGGGAAATTCTTTCAGAATTTAAGTCAAAGAGCAATACATTATTCAGTGCCTTAAAGTGACCTCTCCTAGGCAGAAAACATGGACATAATCATAAAGAGAGTTTACATAATCCCTGACATGAGTTATCTCTTGGTCTACACATCTGGATGTTCCTCATCTCTGGTTTCCATTACAagatgaaagggggagggaacagggagggagggggagggggggttaaaaGGAATGTGGTGGTCAACAGAGAAGCTGGAGCATCTCTCTGATGTCCTCAATATTGGCCACACCTCCTATgcttcccctttcccctcctcgtTTTCagtcccctcttcccccccagtGCTGGGAAAAGAAATCCCTGTGATGGAAGGAACAATGCGCCCAGTGCCACAGCCCCGAGCCACATGGCAGTGCcaggccccggccccagccccccacTTCACCCCACCCTGCTTTGACTTCTCATCAACATAGATGTAAAAGAGTGCTGATGTAACAGAGCGCCTTGGCAATTGTGAGACACTTTccaaatgcatgtgtgtgtctgagttgtGCTTGTTTGGGATCAAGTAaaatagtggtgtgtgtgtgtgtgtgtgtgtgtgtagaagtgtcGTCAGAAAGTGTACTGTAAAGCTGACTACCTTCCCCATCTGAAAGGATTGAGAACATTGGGAATAGGACTTGACCACCGAATACTCAGTGAAGAACACCCCAAACAAGGCTGCAAAAATACTAGAATTACACCCCAGACGTTCATGTGTCAGACTACAAAAAACAATAGCTGAGAGGGTCATTGTGTCATCATGTGACCATGGGTGTCCTGACAAACCCCAAATCAAATCAGACAGCTTAGAGTCCTTCTGGAGCTACTTCCTTTTCTAAGCTAGTGTCTCTCCCATTCAAAGTAGAGCTATTTCACAGTCCAGGGCTGTACTGCGTGTCTTCACGGCCATTCAGCAGTCACTGTTAGTGAGAAAGGCCTCTCTTTTCTGTCGAGGAGCCAACAGATCAAGTCAAAGAGGGTCACCCCCATTCAAAATCCCCTCAAAtaacagaaaaaaacaccatGGCAACATGGCTTTTAGAAGAGCACAGagtgcacgcatgcacacacagcctaTACTTTCGGACTCATTCTTAAGTAACCAAGGTTCTCACATGCTGCTGCACATGTGAATTAAAAAAGGATCCTATCCTGCTTCATTGTTGGCTGCAGGCCAAACAGGCCAGCCAGATGTTGCAGCTCTTAAAAACACCATTTTGAAACCAGGCTAGGAAATCAATGCTGGGGCCATGCTTGTCATAAGTAATATAATAACCAGCTCACTGACGAGCACCATGGTGACTAAAATCCATTGGAAACCTAGCCTATCATTACTAAAGCATGAAGTGAAGAATTTGCTATGATTCTGACAAACTGTTCAGTGCTCACTGAATCATATTAATAGAGTAATTTCCTGTGACAATGGCTTCCACCACTGGAATCGTAACCATTagctaaagaaaagaaaaaaaacctacAGCCATGAAACATCCTCGGAATCTGTTTACACATTGCTACATCAAATTTGGATCTGCACCATGAGTCCCAGGTCCCTGGTGGGGTCAGTGTGAGTCCACAGGACCAGTGCTAACGCATATGAAAACACGCCTCTTCCTATAGGATCATGACAGCCAACAAGGACGGCAGGGAGAAAGTCCCAGACTGTTTCCACAGAAACAGTTCTAGAATGTTGTCTATTTTCCACTTTCACAACAGAGCACCATGTAGCTTACACAGTACAGTGTTGTGTTAGGTCCAGACATGCTTTTGTATTCAGGTTTTTTGTGATTTTTACAATGACACCCACATGCTGGTAGTGTATTCTGTCGTCAGAGGCATCTCTGACTTGAAGCAACACTACTCTATGAGTGGTCAGAGGTGGTCTTGAGGTCACTAAGTAATATAATAGGCAGGCCACGAAGGGCTTTGAGAAAACAATGAAGTTTATGAGGGTAAGATTTTGGCAGCATGAACATTTAGGGAACCCACCTCTGGTTCAGGACAAGCCTTAAGGTTGATGTTGATCCATGAGATATCACAGCATGTTGTATGCTTAAACCAGTACACCAAGTCCATTGACTCTGATTATTAAATTCATGTGTCAGTGGCCTATTGCCTCCTCACTCCCAATCTTACTCACAGATTCATTGTTTTGCAAGCCTGAATGTACAAATTGGTCACAAGAGAGACCTAGATTTCAGACCTAGCGAGAGGTGATTATAAGAGGTGACTATTTCAGATTATAACTCAAGCAGATTCAACATTTGATCATCAAGACACAACCAGACAGTCTGGACCAAATAACCACCATGAATAACTTGTCTTACATGCATGGTCCCATTATGAGACCATTTTCGATGTCCTCCCCTTTTGCAGTCCATTGCCTAAAAGCTCCTCTAAGCACAGTCAAACAGGAAATCCTGCTGTAGCTACAGTATTCTCATATTTTGACTTCACTATTTCCAATGATAGGCAGAGGAGTTTTGCCAGTGTGGGCATAATCAAATATAGAATGGTGAGTAGCAATAGTAACTGTGGTGGAGTGGAGTGTTTTATCAAGGTCACCAAggtaaagtataaataaataaaaaaagtccACTTTGAGAAGCAAAATAGAACAGTTGCTCCCCTCAACCAATTACAATGATCCTTTGTGACCCATAAGCATGGCACTACACTGTGAAACAGTTGAGCACTGAACCGAAGCCCCTGACTACTCCAATAGCCCATAAGCCTCCTGTTCAATGACCTTGTTCGGTACAGAAAAgaaagggtggggggagagagacagaaagagagagaaaggtatgCAGACACAGGATGGTAGGCACTAGGCAGTGAGTGTGAAAGGTGCACATCCATGTCAAGAGAATTACTGGAAATCTCAAAagaacccccctcctcctctgttcttcCTGGAAGCTTCAAATGTGCAGGCCTGCTACATCTGTCAGAACACACGCTATAAAACTAATGATGACACAGTAATGGTTGCAGCGGGCTGTTTCTGGGCCATCTGCTACACAAGGGAATAGGGAAGCTCTTGCTCCTTAGCCCAGGGAGGTAGAAAATAATGGGAAAAATATCATTCCATTCATAATGTCAAATAGTCCTTTGTTGCCCTATTCTAGTGCAACATCAGCGAGCTGTGTGCTGAGTAACAAGCCCAAGTGTGACATGTATCGTAAGAAGCTTACGGACATTTCTTATAAGAGGGTTGAAGTTCTGTCTGGTGACCCTGGTCTATAAGTGGGTCTGTGACTCAAGAggacaccctccaccctccccataTTTCCTTTCATCCACAGAATTATGGTATACAAGAGAATGTTTTAAAGTACTCCGAGTGATGTTTGGTGTATCATGAGAACAGACATCTTCATAATACCAACTAGAGACAGGCAGAAGAGCCACTTAGATAAACTATGGTTAGGATTCAGTTCAATCTCAGGATTCATTGTGTGCAATAATGGCTTCAGATATTTCCCCTGATTCTCAGGGCTGGACTGTGTAACCCCAGCCTTCTCTGTTAGGGGCCTAGGAACAAGGGACCGTGGAGGGGAGTGGCGGCTGGTAGGGACAAACTTAGTGAAGAGATGACAGGGTTCTTTTCACCATCCCTCCTGCATCATTAGCTGCTTTGGGTGACATATGCATGACTGACATGTTGAGATCCCTCAGTTCATAGGTCTTGTGCAGATGAAGATGCAAGTTTAAAGAGCAATGACTGTCTCAATGAAAGCGATGTGAGTTAGTGTGTAAAGATTCTAAATACAATACTAGGTCTACATCAAAAGGTTGTAGGCTGTAACCGGAGATGATCTCTGCTGATGCATAAAAAAACGCAAAACAATTCCAATGTGATGTTCAGTGTTAAAGCAAGGACTTTGGTACTAAAATAACATACAGCATGAATCTATGACCTTGTTTTAACTGCGAGAAGAATCACACATACTAAACCATGACAAAGGTCACCGTGCTCTGAGCATGAGCCACTTAATTCGCCTGGTTAAAAATGTGACTGGTCGATTAGAATCCAAGACAGTTTAATTATTGCAAAATTAAAATGTTCATTTTGTTGTTTTCATGTTTCATGCTAAAGCGTCACCTTCACTTGTAGTAAAGGCGAATTGCTCTATTGGCCAGAACATTGAGTGACTTCGAAGGATCCCGTCTTATTGCAGCTGCTCCAAAGCAGTTTTAACTACATACTAGCACGAGCTAAACAGCTGACATTACGCAGTAGTCAACTCCCAGGTCAATGCATTGTCGGACTTATGCTTGACAA belongs to Hypomesus transpacificus isolate Combined female chromosome 15, fHypTra1, whole genome shotgun sequence and includes:
- the cuedc1b gene encoding CUE domain-containing protein 1b, whose amino-acid sequence is MTSLFKRSSSNGGSRGGGGGGGGGGGGGGSTQGELNNSRPNRQVRRLEFNQAMEDFKIMFPSMDYEVIECVLRSNNGAVDATIDQLLQMSIDGGGSDDSSDSDDSIPPEILERTLEPDSSDEEPPPVYSPPTYDMHIYDRKYPEAPPTPPPRFEAQPPPGHRQVQSYRNWNPPMLGNLPDDFLRILPQQKDNITGSQSQQSQPSSSSSLSSMSQRESQGADGTPGGAGGASGASEQERKLKQYLEDERIALFLQNEEFMRELQRNREFLVALERDRLKYESKKSKSNHSSSMENSTGEHCASGSMEACTAVSDDAMFRDKLKHMGKSTRKKLFEIARTFSEKTKRRKSKRRMLLKHQLLGTANSTANLLDDVEGNPCEEDSKPKGSATQEEDEQNRERVS